From Rudanella lutea DSM 19387, a single genomic window includes:
- the rnr gene encoding ribonuclease R, whose amino-acid sequence MRSKKPKQNEYARPQSGQADGSVRPSIARASGGRAREQGADRRGKPTRLSNPDSFLDELKADIAAFFEINNESSFSQQQVLDHFGIGDRKMKLMVHGLIGELIDEGRLLLDETGAYRASDEQKTLLGTVEHVNEQFAFVVLTGDGTAARDRDADIWVSADDMGGAIDGDKVRVVAFSDGSRRGARRSGRRQEGRIVQIVERGRTELVGTIDVWGKYAYVQPDNRRLYDEVYVSGDNIGGAKQGEKVIVRLTKYPEDATGRHRLEGEVITVLGAAGQHNTEMHAILAEFGLPLDFPDGVEADAEKIPTEITAAEIAKRRDFRPITTFTIDPVDAKDFDDALSVNYLENGNYEIGVHIADVTHYVVPGTALEAEAFERATSVYLVDRVVPMLPEKLSNGLCSLRPNEDKLTFSAVFELSPEAKIVKEWFGRTVIHSDRRFAYEEAQDIMDTGAGDYVEELRLLNALAHKLRAERFRNGAINFETPEVKFELDENGVPIAVRPKIRKDAHKLIEEFMLLANKRVAEFVHRLSTKGKPNTMVYRVHEGPDEEKLRVLSDFAKRLGFKLTVDDPDQLSRSMNQFMDAIEGRPEQNMLQQLAVRTMSKARYSTQDLGHFGLGFTRYSHFTSPIRRYPDMMAHRLLQHYLDKGASVDSEPVEDGCRHASERERAAAEAERASIKYKQVEFMSRMDPNRVFDGVISGVTEFGIFVEIPENSCEGLVRMSDLTSDFFEFDKDNYRIIGRRSKKMFTFGDAVQVRVKETNLARRSMDFTLVGDTGKRATDADLDFTSDSRRGGSSRRDSGRRGGAKSEKPKAPGLREASRQRGRDKAAPKGENRRGGRGRR is encoded by the coding sequence ATGAGAAGTAAAAAACCTAAACAAAATGAATACGCCCGGCCGCAGTCGGGGCAGGCAGATGGCTCGGTTCGGCCGAGTATTGCCCGCGCATCGGGCGGTAGGGCTCGCGAACAGGGTGCCGACCGACGGGGGAAACCAACCCGGTTGAGCAATCCCGACTCGTTTCTGGATGAATTGAAAGCGGACATCGCGGCTTTCTTTGAAATAAATAACGAATCTTCATTCTCGCAGCAGCAGGTTCTGGATCATTTCGGAATCGGCGACCGCAAGATGAAGCTGATGGTGCATGGCCTTATTGGCGAGCTAATTGATGAGGGGCGGCTGCTCCTCGACGAAACAGGCGCGTACCGGGCAAGCGACGAACAAAAAACCTTGCTGGGTACGGTAGAACACGTAAACGAACAGTTTGCGTTTGTGGTGCTAACTGGCGATGGTACGGCGGCCCGCGACCGTGACGCTGACATCTGGGTATCAGCCGATGATATGGGCGGTGCCATTGATGGCGACAAAGTGCGGGTGGTGGCCTTCAGCGACGGCAGTCGGCGCGGAGCCCGGCGGTCGGGTCGGCGGCAGGAAGGCCGTATTGTGCAGATCGTAGAGCGGGGCCGGACCGAACTGGTGGGCACCATCGACGTGTGGGGCAAGTACGCTTACGTGCAGCCCGACAACCGACGGCTGTACGACGAAGTGTACGTTTCGGGCGATAACATTGGCGGGGCCAAGCAGGGTGAGAAGGTAATTGTTCGGCTGACCAAGTACCCCGAAGATGCCACCGGACGCCATCGGCTCGAAGGTGAGGTGATTACGGTACTGGGCGCGGCTGGGCAACACAACACCGAAATGCACGCCATTCTGGCCGAGTTTGGGTTGCCACTCGATTTTCCGGATGGGGTAGAGGCCGACGCCGAGAAAATCCCGACCGAGATTACGGCTGCCGAAATTGCCAAACGGCGCGATTTTCGCCCGATCACAACCTTTACCATCGACCCCGTCGACGCTAAGGATTTTGACGACGCGCTTTCGGTCAATTACCTCGAAAATGGTAATTACGAAATTGGGGTTCACATTGCCGACGTAACGCATTATGTGGTACCCGGTACGGCCCTCGAAGCCGAAGCGTTTGAGCGGGCTACGTCGGTGTATCTGGTCGATCGGGTGGTACCTATGCTGCCCGAAAAACTGTCGAACGGCCTGTGTTCGCTGCGGCCCAACGAAGACAAGCTGACCTTTTCGGCCGTGTTTGAGCTATCACCCGAGGCCAAAATTGTGAAAGAGTGGTTCGGGCGGACGGTGATTCACTCGGACCGGCGGTTTGCCTACGAAGAAGCCCAGGACATTATGGATACCGGGGCGGGCGATTATGTAGAAGAACTGCGGTTGCTCAACGCCCTCGCGCACAAGCTGCGGGCCGAGCGATTCCGCAATGGCGCTATCAACTTCGAAACACCCGAAGTAAAGTTTGAACTTGACGAAAACGGGGTGCCGATTGCCGTGCGGCCCAAAATTCGAAAAGACGCCCACAAGCTAATTGAGGAGTTTATGCTGTTGGCCAACAAGCGGGTAGCCGAATTTGTGCACCGCCTGTCGACCAAAGGCAAGCCCAATACGATGGTGTACCGGGTGCACGAAGGCCCCGACGAAGAGAAGCTGCGCGTGCTATCGGACTTTGCCAAACGGCTTGGTTTTAAGCTGACGGTCGATGATCCCGATCAGTTGTCGCGGTCAATGAATCAGTTTATGGACGCCATTGAAGGGCGGCCGGAGCAGAATATGCTTCAGCAACTCGCCGTTCGGACTATGTCGAAAGCCCGCTACAGTACTCAGGATTTGGGTCACTTTGGGCTGGGTTTCACGCGGTATTCGCACTTTACGTCGCCTATTCGTCGGTACCCCGACATGATGGCCCACCGGTTGTTGCAGCATTACCTCGACAAAGGGGCTTCAGTAGATTCCGAACCAGTTGAGGATGGGTGCCGGCACGCGTCGGAGCGCGAACGGGCGGCTGCCGAAGCCGAGCGCGCGAGCATCAAGTACAAGCAGGTGGAGTTTATGAGCCGCATGGACCCCAACCGGGTGTTCGACGGGGTTATTTCGGGGGTTACCGAGTTCGGTATTTTCGTTGAGATTCCCGAAAACAGCTGCGAGGGCCTGGTCAGAATGAGCGATCTCACAAGCGACTTCTTCGAGTTCGATAAAGACAACTACCGGATCATCGGTCGGCGTTCGAAGAAGATGTTCACCTTCGGCGATGCTGTTCAGGTACGGGTGAAAGAAACCAACCTGGCCCGGCGGAGCATGGACTTTACGTTGGTAGGTGATACCGGCAAACGGGCCACCGACGCTGACCTCGACTTCACGAGCGACTCGCGCCGGGGCGGCAGTTCCCGCCGGGATTCGGGTCGTCGGGGTGGTGCAAAGTCGGAGAAGCCCAAAGCGCCCGGCCTGCGCGAAGCCAGTCGGCAACGGGGCCGCGACAAGGCCGCTCCCAAAGGCGAAAACCGGCGCGGAGGCCGGGGCCGCCGGTAA
- a CDS encoding TonB-dependent receptor, with product MNLLLRLCLTAGLLWLGLNLPQYTIAQSTTPAGNAVLNGLVTDQKTREPLIGATIYIPSLQKGAATDTLGRFRLPGLPIGPLSVEVRLVGYKTLTRRVQLSADSTRFDFMLATEATQLNEVVVTGLTTGSTVKESPIPIMTYSKMQWLQTASTNLVDAVVKLPGMSQISTGVGLSKPVIRGLGFNRVITVHDGVRQEDNQWGEEHALQIDEYSIDRYEIIKGAGSLLYGSDGLGGVMSLISARPPQPGVTQGQIMTNYQSNNGMLGLSAMMETTGQKGLYARLRVSGKSAGNYRNRFDGRVYGSAYREMDVNGAVGISRKWGYSQLNFSNWHQDINIVTGERDRTGRFVKLVRVNDTTEDVAPVTDAELRSRAINPANYQNLNHAKLSWNTFARLGRGNLSAVVSYSQNRRQEFASTLTPGQPALYFFLQNVYYDLKYFMDARNGWEFTVGTSGLWQKNQNRGLEVLYPGYQSLDNGVVAFFQKKTDRLTVNGGVRVDVRRMQINPLYVDESGAFTETNGTNRAVRFAGLDKTYANPTASLGASYALTPKLTIKANLARGFRAPTTPELSANGEHAGTFRYEIGNPNLKSETSFQSDLGVVYETPELSITASLFRNGIQNYTYSEKVLNRMGQDSIVDPARPILTYRYVQGNAVLYGAEAQLVYNPAGAKWLHLSGTYSLVRSRNLSAQGDSARYLPFLPPPRTIVQAKLTRAELGRSLRNAYAQTEIEYNQAQNRALLAFGTETPTPAFTLWNVGAGADVVGKDGQTRFSVYLSINNLLDRAYQSHQNRLKYFGENPATGRLGVFNMGRNASLKVVVPLRF from the coding sequence ATGAATTTACTTCTTCGGCTTTGTCTGACGGCGGGCCTTCTCTGGCTTGGCCTTAACTTGCCCCAATACACTATTGCTCAATCGACTACGCCAGCCGGTAACGCGGTGCTGAATGGTCTGGTGACCGATCAGAAAACCCGTGAACCGCTCATCGGGGCTACCATCTACATCCCATCCCTGCAAAAAGGAGCGGCAACCGATACGCTCGGCCGGTTTCGGTTGCCGGGCTTGCCTATAGGGCCGTTGTCGGTGGAGGTGCGGTTGGTGGGCTATAAAACACTCACCCGCCGGGTGCAGCTCTCGGCCGATAGCACCCGGTTCGATTTCATGCTGGCTACCGAGGCTACTCAACTGAATGAAGTGGTGGTCACCGGCCTCACAACGGGCTCTACCGTGAAAGAGAGCCCTATCCCAATCATGACGTACTCGAAAATGCAGTGGCTTCAAACAGCCTCGACCAACCTGGTCGATGCAGTGGTGAAACTGCCCGGTATGTCGCAAATTTCGACGGGTGTAGGTCTGTCGAAACCCGTAATTCGGGGCTTGGGTTTCAACCGGGTTATCACCGTGCACGACGGCGTGCGGCAGGAAGACAATCAGTGGGGCGAAGAACACGCTCTGCAAATTGATGAGTACTCGATTGATCGCTACGAGATTATCAAAGGAGCTGGGAGTTTGCTGTACGGTTCCGACGGGCTGGGCGGGGTTATGAGCCTGATCTCGGCACGCCCCCCGCAGCCGGGCGTAACACAGGGGCAAATCATGACCAACTACCAGAGCAACAACGGGATGCTTGGACTCTCAGCCATGATGGAAACCACGGGTCAGAAAGGGTTGTACGCCCGGTTGCGGGTGAGCGGCAAAAGCGCAGGCAACTACCGCAACCGTTTCGACGGGCGGGTGTACGGCTCAGCGTACCGCGAGATGGACGTAAACGGGGCCGTTGGCATCAGCCGGAAATGGGGCTATTCACAACTCAACTTCTCCAACTGGCACCAGGACATTAACATCGTAACGGGCGAGCGCGACCGTACCGGCCGGTTTGTGAAACTGGTGCGGGTCAACGACACCACCGAAGATGTAGCGCCCGTGACGGATGCCGAGTTGCGGAGCCGCGCCATTAATCCGGCCAATTACCAGAATCTGAATCACGCCAAGCTGTCGTGGAATACCTTTGCCCGGCTAGGTCGGGGCAACCTGTCGGCGGTGGTGAGCTACAGCCAAAACCGGCGGCAGGAGTTTGCCAGTACACTCACGCCCGGCCAGCCAGCGCTGTATTTCTTCCTGCAAAATGTGTATTACGACCTGAAGTATTTCATGGACGCCCGCAACGGCTGGGAATTTACCGTGGGTACAAGCGGGCTGTGGCAGAAAAACCAGAACCGGGGCCTCGAAGTGCTGTACCCCGGTTATCAATCGCTCGACAACGGGGTGGTGGCCTTTTTTCAGAAAAAAACCGACCGACTCACGGTCAATGGTGGGGTGCGGGTGGATGTGCGCCGGATGCAGATCAACCCGCTCTACGTGGATGAGTCGGGCGCGTTTACCGAAACCAATGGCACCAACCGGGCGGTGCGGTTTGCGGGTTTAGACAAAACCTACGCCAACCCAACGGCGAGCCTGGGGGCTTCGTATGCTCTTACGCCCAAACTGACCATAAAAGCCAATTTGGCGCGGGGGTTCCGGGCGCCCACAACCCCCGAACTGTCGGCCAATGGCGAACATGCCGGTACATTCCGGTATGAAATTGGTAACCCCAACCTGAAGTCCGAAACATCATTCCAGAGCGATTTGGGCGTAGTTTACGAAACCCCGGAGCTTTCCATTACGGCGAGTCTGTTCCGCAATGGGATTCAAAACTACACCTATTCCGAAAAGGTATTGAACCGGATGGGGCAAGACTCTATTGTGGACCCCGCCCGGCCGATCCTGACCTATCGTTACGTGCAGGGCAACGCCGTTCTGTACGGGGCCGAGGCCCAGCTGGTGTACAATCCGGCAGGGGCCAAATGGCTCCATTTGTCGGGAACGTACTCGCTGGTTCGTTCGCGAAATTTATCGGCTCAGGGCGATTCGGCCCGGTATCTGCCGTTCTTGCCGCCCCCGCGTACCATTGTACAGGCCAAGCTAACCCGGGCCGAACTGGGGCGCTCCTTACGAAATGCGTATGCGCAAACCGAAATCGAGTATAATCAGGCACAGAATAGGGCATTATTAGCGTTCGGAACCGAAACGCCAACGCCTGCTTTTACGTTATGGAATGTAGGAGCTGGTGCCGACGTGGTAGGGAAAGACGGTCAAACCCGATTTTCGGTGTATCTGTCGATCAATAACCTGCTCGACCGTGCGTACCAAAGCCATCAGAATCGGTTGAAATATTTCGGGGAAAACCCGGCGACCGGTCGGCTTGGGGTATTCAATATGGGTCGAAACGCCAGCCTGAAAGTGGTGGTGCCACTTCGCTTCTAA